The nucleotide window TAGATAGACAACAGTGTGCTaatgtagaaattttttttttcgaaccACTGAATTTTGTTCATGATTTCCATTTTTCAGGGGGAATAGTATCGGCAGGAATAGAAGCAAGAACATGTGTCTACACATATCTCGCCCCGGCCAGCTATGCTATGCTCATCATCTTAAATCGCAAACAAAGTCTTCAATTTAGGTTTAAATATTGCTTTACATTCATGTGAGGATATTTTGCATTATGAGTCATGGATTCGGGCAGCTGAAATGTCCCATTTCAAAGTTTGGTTCTTAGTACCTTCAAATCTGATCATACATTGTTGTTAACAGGTCATTTGCGTTACTTTTCTACtgtcttttgatttttctaaaactttacGAATTTTCCTCATTTACTTTTTCGATTCTTCACTCGTCATACTTCATCTTTAGATTATGttcatctttctccttctttttacCGTTTTGATTCAGTTTATTATTACTAAATTATTTCTCTTACTACCTGATAACGATTTTTTTCAGAGGTGTTTGTCTTCCATTGttcttctgtattttttttaatagaaaggAATGCATTTTTTAGCCAATCTGGTTCACAAATAATTCTGATTCTATATCATGAAGCTTGTTTACTTGATTCTGATTTTTCATAATAATAAAGGgaaacatatataattttatgtGAACTTGGTGAACTTATTTTAACTGGGGAATAACAATTGCTATCGCTCACAAAATTAAACTGACCAGAGTTTGTACCGACGCACCAGCCCAAGCAAATATGCTGTCCCTGAAAACAACTGGAAACAAGTATTTACCTGGGAAGTTCAATAAAATTATAGACTATCTTTTGGCGCTCCGGATAGGCGAAGGTAACAGAGTCATCTCCTCAATGTCGATACGTGGATTGGGATTCAACGCGTCTAACAGTAACATGGGGGACAATTAATGGCTCTCCACGAGAAGACGAAGAAATATGTCAGAGGTTACAAAGACCTGTATCAGTAATCAGTagttacaaacaaaaaaaattttggctcctaGATAAAAAATATTCACAAAAATTAGAGAATCACAGTTTTTCCGCCATTTCCTATTCCTTCCTGCGTAAGGACGATGaagaatgaacaaaatgaaCGTTTGACTCATCTTCCCTTCTCCCCAACCCTGAAACCGAGTCCCACACAGTACACACGCGGTCATAGTGCAGAACCCAAGACACCAACAAAGGCCCCTCTCTTCTATGAATCCCAATCTTACACCGGTAGGTAGCAGTCGGTAGTAGGAAGCCATCTGCTATGGCTGCCCTCTGCATCATCTTCACCACCATCCTTTTCCATCTATCGTCTTCTCGTGCAACAGCGCACCCGCTGAAAACCAGGCTGTTCACAAACCTCATTGAGCCACCTACCTCCCCGACTGTTTTCTTCGAGGTCACAAGACCCATCCAAACCCCCAAAGAGCCCCCCTGTTCATCCCTCGTCCTCCAGCATGATTTTGGCTACACTTATGGCCTCCCACCTGTGACTGTCCCCTACACCCCTCCAACCCACTGCCCATCTCTCGACTGGTCCATGGTGGTGCTTGAATGGTCCGCAGCATGCAAGGGGACTCAATATGACAGGATCTTCGGGGTATGGCTCAGTGGAGTGGAGATTCTAAGGAGCTGCACTGCTGAGCCGAGAGCCAGTGGCATCTATTGGAAGGTGGAGAAGGACATAACGAGGTTCTCTTCCCTACTCAAGCAGAATCAGACCCTCTCTGTCTATCTCGGGAATCTTATCACTAGCGTCTATACTGGAGTTTACCATGTCAATCTCACTTTTCATTTCTATCCCAAACAAGATGGTACGAAACAGATGGGTTTGGCTTCAAAACTCGATTCTCCTGCTGATTTGATCCTGCCCATTTCAAGAACTCCTCCTTTGAATGATGGGTATTGGTTCTTGATAGAGAACTCAACTGATGTGGAGCAGAAACAGTTCAGTCTACCCCGGAATGTATACAGGGCGGTGCTTGAGTTGTATGTTTCTTTCCACTCTGACGATGAATTTTGGTATGCAAATCCGCCGAATGAATACGTCGAGGCCAACAATTTGACTGACACTCCTGGTAATGGAGCTTTCAGGGAGGTGGTAGTGAGGTTGGATGAGAGGGTAGTGGGTGCAGTGTGTCCTTTTACTGTTATCTACACCGGTGGGATTAATCCTCTTCTTTGGAGGCCGATTACGGGAATCGGTTCCTTTGATCTCCCTTCTTATGATATAGAGATCACACCATTCTTGGGGGAGATTCTCGACAAGAAAAACCACACCATCAAGTTTAGTGTTACTGATGCACTGGATGTATGGTACGTCGATGCAAATTTGCATCTTTGGCTagatggaagaaagaagaaaacaaagggTAAGTTGGTGATGTATGACGCCCCACCTTCACAGGTCAATGTGCTGTCTAAATTCAAGGGTTTAGATGGCGTTTTCAACACGAGTGGTCACCGGCACATATCGGCCACAGGGTGGGTGAAGTCATCTCATGGCAAGGTCACCACTCACACTGTTCAAAGATTTGGATATAGAAATTGGATGAAGTTTGGGAACGATGGCAATGCACAGACAGTGAATCAGACAATCCATTCCAACTATGGCGTTTACTTCACACTCCCTTCTTCTAATGTCTATTCGATTCAGTTGATCCGAACATTTCCTCTGTACCTCTATACTGCTGCTGTGGACCAGACAAATACAAGTTACAaagatgtgactgatgtgtTTCTGGGATTCGATGAGTATTCATTCAGGGGTGAACGGTTTGGTTTCTCATTCAGTTCACTTAGAAATTCACAGGCAGCCCGGGGCTACATGGTTGTCAAAGGGAGTTCAGTAACCAGTGGATTGGGAAGTACTGGGGAGGTATACAGGTATGAGAGCACTGAAGGATGCTACTTTAGAAACGTGAGTAGCAGTAACTACACTATCCTCCATGACTACTCGAGCTATCTTTGCAGCAAAAGATCGCCATTAGGTGCAGAGAATGTATTTGACGGTTCGTCACATTTTCCCTTTAGGAGGGCCTCTTTGGCTTCATACAGACAGCCTGAAAATGGTTGAATATAGTTGTTTGTCAGGCATGTTGGTTTGTCCTTCAATATTCGTCTTGCATTGTAGTAACTGCTTATAAAGCTGTCTGAGATGTTCTGAATGTTCTGCTACATCAGTGTACTGAATAATATAACCTTCTAATCCAGGAGCGTCTCTCATAGAGTCTTTTTATTCAATTATGTGAATGCATGCTCCTTCTGTCAATGGTCGCTATTTGTATGCTCCATCTATGTTGCCTACCTCAACTGCATGTTTGTGTACTGCCTGCAAAACTAATTACAGTATGTGTAAGGGAAAATACATGTGGATTTCCAAACATGTGTCTGTTAATGGGGAACCCAGACAGCAGATAGTAGTATTCTAGCATGATTCTAGTGAGTCTTTTGTTATTGATGTCTTATGCTAAATAAAGCCCCTCTATCATCAACCATGCCTCTTCATTGTCTGGAActgaaaactttttgtaagttCTCCCTCCTAAATTTAGACTCTATGCACCTCAATCTTGACCCTGCCTGCTTCAGCGGGGAAAGCTTTCTTATATTTTTCTGGAAGCCAGTGGGAATTGTAACAAATGGACTAAAGAATTGGAGGTTATGGTTGTGTTTTTGTTGTGGATCTGATGCCGTTGCTTTTTCTGAGTTCTTCCAACCGATGAGCTGTCTTCACTTCCTGGTGGACATATTGCTAACTGAAAGAAGCCCATGACAGAGCAGCTcacttttcttgtatttttttcttcagattGTTAAGGAATTTGTGCAGTTTAAATCTCCTTCCAAAGTTTTAACTACTTATTATAAGCTACACTCTAGTTCCGATACACGATTCATTGTCCATATTAAACTTTTATTTGCTCATTGTTTGGCAGTTTTCCTCCTAGTCATGTTATTGTTTAATTTCTGAAAGCAGCTCCTTTATGCAATTGCTGGATAAAAATAAGCTTTGATTTCACCCAGGGGTTTGGCTTAGTAAGGTGAAAGTGGGCCGCTATGCAGGTGGTCGTGACTTATGATCACCCTGGTGTCACCTCTCAGTGTCTCCCAATTTTTCAAGTCCACATGCTATGGACATGAGGTGATGATGAATTTTATATCTTGTTCATTTCCATCTTTATTTTTGGCAAATGATAATACGGTAAGGATATGATGAACTTCTGTGTTTGGAAATCAATTGAACTCTCCTGAGGAAATTGCGTAGTAGATTTGgctatcaaatatgaaaaagaaaacgtAAAACAGTATAATATTTCTTTGAGTAAGAAATGAAACCAAATGACTGAGAGATGAGGTCCATGCATGCGCCTATTTATGTCATTGGCTGCCATGGCTTAAGCTCTGGCCTGTGGTTATAGTTATGCAACATGTCGTGACTAGTCTGCTGTGCTGATCTTTGCCTGGTCAATCTTTGTTAAGAACACTTGGTATCTGCTCTTCGATCAGTTCCAACAGATTTCgtgattttgaagatttggtgAAATGTTGTCCTGACTGGTAGCGAAATGTTGCTTTTGGTGAACCCACAGTACCTCCAATAAACCAACCCAAAGAGCAGCATACGCATCCTGTGATTaaatgaaaaggtgaaatatcTTACCTTTTGACAGGGACACCAGTGTGCTAAATGGAGTTGACGAAGTTAAGTTGTCGTTATAAAACATGCTAATggtgatttctctctctctctctctctattttctcAAGATTGCAGGACTACCGTGGGGCACACAGAACAAAAGCTATTTATGATCTTCTTTGATCAGATACGAAACAATGCACGCATTCAATTTGTATGATGtccattttctcatttttgtcctttttttctcatttttttctcaagatttcTGGACTACCGTCTTTTTTCCATCAACAAAGCCAACTTTTCAATGAAGGCCGATCCCAACCACCTACCTCGAGAAGCATAATGTAGCTAGTCAGACTGGAGAATAGTaaatcatcagtttgattcttgtgagCATTATTCTCTTAAAGTGTAACCTTGACTCAAATCCGCTCTTTAAAGCTCTACTCAGACTCGAGTTGGCTTTACTAcacaatgaatattgaattataatgagaaaataattaaatgagtagcaactaaacaagttaaaataaacaaaacatgcttaacataaacaaattaaacgagtcgagttcgagcttgccGTTGTATcgtcgagttgagctcaagttaacccaactcaagctcaactcgactcgtgTGCAGACCCACTTCCGTGTCCCTTACCAATTAGAGTTAACGTCTTTAGCAGCCATTAAATCTTACTCAACTAACTACATGAAATTCAGTAAGTTTCCTTGATGTGAGGTAGGAGACGTCGCCTAACCACAATGTGAACATTCCTTTTCTATGTCCTGGATATTAAATTCCGAACCCTTCAAAGAAGCTCTGAACAATTATTTTCGTGATTGATATCAACAGTGAATCATTTGCAAAATCATGTAGAAAATTTGGTTGTATTCTTagtacaagaaaatgaaaaatgtaaagaGTATAACCTTTTCACAACCTAAAAGACTTGAGAATTCATGTCTGCCTGCCTTGCTTCGGGGCAGCAAGTTGTATATTTATGTTCCCACGACCGATTTGAACTCGTTCTATGGTTTCTCCTTTGTCTTTTAAGGGGACGTTCTATATACTcagaatcatgaaattttagaatcaaaatgatcactttttaagaaattggaattgTTAAACAAATGGGgtattttgtttccaaaattaagaaactaaaatctggaattttgattccattccaATTTGAGGAGGAATTAAGATTTTAGAATTTTCGTTCTTGaatcaaaaattcaaaaccataAAACGCCTGCTTTGATGGCAGAAAAACTAAGCCGAAGGCACTTTGATCTCCAAGGACCTTCTTCCAGGTCAGGTTTGAGCCTGATAAGAAGCTACAATGAAGGTTGAACCCCTGACCGGCCACTTAATGGTTAGGACTCCCCAAATCGCGTACTATGTACCGATCGTATTAGCCCGCCCTATAAATAtggatgtcaacggattggattcgaattagaTGTTCTCTTAACCATAGCTGCATTtagaatattcacatattcggatacAAATGTTTCACAACTTTTTTCTCTCCATGTACTTACAAGGGGCTGATTCAGAGGGGAATCACATCTggcagttgcctacacagtctcacaaaatgtttatttacatattaattgGCCTCAACGATTTTGTTTACTTCTATATTAGTGCCTTCAATCTTTCACCTATTTATATATGGTGCCCCCCAATTATTCTACTACGTATTTGAGGGAAAAGATTTTTTAGTCTAAACCGCTTGAACTCCTTTGTTAAATTCACTAGTTGGAGGATGCTCATTGGACGAGTTTACCAGATGAATCAAGATCCATTCGAATGGatatgaaaattaagaaaatcgGATATGATAACTAATCAGACTTTTGTGCCCCAGAACCGAAAAAATAACACGTTTACTCAATAGTATACGTCCAACTACAAGCTTGTTTTTATTTGGTTCTCTTACTTTAGTGGAATTCGATTGAGTTCAGACGGGCAGCTTCATATCTGACATTCTTAGAGAAAGCAAAGTACATACATATTTCATTTGAATAGGAAGTGGCAATCACAGGGACTGAAGGACAGAACCTAAAGCCATTCCCTGCTGCCTACACAGCAGCTCTTGCTCTGCCTCGGCCGCGCCGGACAAGCTCAAGCGGCTTGTTTGCTTCCTTCTTCTTAGCTGCATAGTTGGTCCAAGGGAACCTGCGCTTGGCTGGCCTGTGCTTCTTCAGTATCGCACCATAGGAGTCACCAGTGGCCTGCACAACAAGGTAGTTAGAGTACCCAACATAGTTAAAGttcaaagttttaaaataaattccTAATGCATTATGTGTGAGTAAAGCTGGCTCAGAACAGCTAAAAATTACATCTTGAATTCGAATTAGGTGATCGACATCTGTTTGTCAACCCAAATTCCAACCAAATGCACATTGTCTGGCTTCTAGTTGGTAAGATTTCTTAGAGACTATGATCTACCTAGTTCATTCTCATGGGAGGTGAACCCAACTGCAAAATTCTAGGAAGGAATGCACCTGGTTTTTTCAACTCTGAAATGTTCCATGGACTTGCTGAGATTTTTCAGATCATCCCTACTAAATAAGTGGAAACATTCTCTGCAAAACATAGGCCTATTCACCCCCATGGTTCAAAGGGCACCAGTTGGGCTAGTGAACTCCAGGACATTATTGACTTAAACATAAGCCTTTACCTGGAAACACAGTCCCTCCTCAACATCACAGATGGGGTAGCCTTCAGGGCAGCAGTACATGGAGTCTACACAGCAAACTCCATTTTCATATGGGCAGCAGCCATAGACTGCACAGACACTAGCAACCTCAGATATGCAGCAACAGGTCTCATCAGAATCACAGTATGATCCATCCGAACACTGTAGCGGCGAAGGcggtggtggaggtggtggtggtggtgcagaAGGTGATGGGTAAGGACTTGGAGATGTTGATCCTACTTTGGTGGGGTAGGAAGCCATGGCATTGATGGCGCATAGACCATATGGCAAACCAGTGTTCCTCTTCATGTAGACATAGCCATCGATGCCCCAGCTTACTCCCCATGAGTTCTTCACAATCCAATAGTCCTCGTCATCTTGGGATCCATAGCCTACTATGAGAACAGCGTGATCAATATCATCAGGATTATCTGAGCAGTCACCATCATAGATCCCCTGCAACCATAAGCATTCTTATGTTAACATCGTAATCCATCATTAGCTAAGCAAGCCAGTCATTCATTATTCACAAGTGATCAGTTCAAGGATGAAGATGTCTATGAACTTTAGGTGAGTCCAACACCTTCAAGTTCAAACAAACACGTGCATTCTTCTGTTCTGTAAAAAATTCGTTCTTTGGAGTGATATATCACTGTACATAAGTGGGATTCCCGAGGATGCATCATTGGAAGATAATTTGGCATAAGATAATAATTGGGTAAATTGTGAAACATACTGAACATCAGCTGAAATAGGACTAATATGTAACAACGATGCATGACATGATTAAGGCTATGATGTCTGTGAAGTTGATCAAGTAACGTTTGATAAGACATTTCTTCAGTTCAAGGGCCACCAACTACACACactaaaatgaaatttaaatggCAAAACTTGGCAGCCAATGTCTAACGAGAGTCTGAAAATTTTGACATATCTATAATGCTTTTGTTGTGAAAATATCATATGaaacaagattagaaatcatgCAGAGAAAAATAAGTAGAGAAGATGAATGAAATTATTCAATAAAGCAGACAGGAAACATGATGCTTAAATGTTCAGACATGAATGAAATTATTTTGTAAAGAATCTCTACATGCATCTGTTGATCTATCTGAAGGGCACCATGAAACCGATTTCCTTACCCCAGTATAAAGCTGAAAATCAATAGCTGAGCCATCGATTCCAACACTGACAGGTTGACTAACAGCAGCATAAAGCAGGTCTGTCTCATTCTCAGCAACATCTTCATAGTCATCAATGGTAACAACTTTTGTGTCTTCctgtcacattttttttcccaatacAGCAAGTAAGGAAACCcaacaaaaaaagaggaaaagaaaatatatcttcactgaaaatgattttttagaaTCAATTCCATAAAGCAGAGTTCCCTTCTATTTTTTGTTATGTATAAGACGTCACTGAGTACTATACACTGGAATGCGCATTTTTTATACTTGGCGCATGTTCTTGCTTCATGTTCTTCTTGAAAGCCAATGAATTGTAATGTCCAATGGAGTTCTAAGATTATAACCGCCATGGACAATTTATCTGTTGATTCAGCCTCAAGAAACTGGATATTCTCAAGAGTTTCTACGAAGGTGTTTTGTTTACCTTAGTAACATTGCACACACCATCTTGCCCAAGATAGCTAGTGTAGCTGTAATCGGCCTCGGTGTCGATGCCGCCGTTCTGGATGACCCATTCGAAGGCATAATCCATGTATCCTCCATCACAACCGTAGTTCGTCGTGTCGCAATCGATGAGCTCCTGCTCAGAAAGGCTGATCAAATCTCCCGTAGTAATGGCGTTGATGCTTTCTATGGCTCCAGTTGAAGAAAATGCCCAACAACTTCCTGCTCAAAGGCAAACTTAGTTTAATGTCATCTCTACCAAGGGAAAATGCTAACCTTCTGTTTTTTCCCGAGAAGGGGAAGtagctaataaaaaaaataataataataataataataatgttgtACAAATAAATGTGACTTTCAGAGATCGGACATCGGACCCTCTGTAaaagcttgagctcggctcgtgaactaATACGAATTCGAAAATGATGTGtagtgattttttaaatatttgactcatcttttaattaaaaaattggtaTATTATTCATTTATGGCAAAATAATAGTTCATATATTGAAACGAGTTTGTCtagtcttaatcgagtcgagctcgaactcaacataCTGAATCATGCTCAAGCTGCTTCTATTGAGTTATTATCGAGCTCTAGCTTACTGAACGTTCAACTCAACTCGTGTTCACCCCCTAGTAAAAGCATCTATCCAACCCCTTATACTTTTATAACTGCGGGGCCTCTGACTTCCCTCACACCTGAATAACTCCACTTCAACCGGTTGACCCAATCAACAAACACAATCCAACAAACTCTAAAAAAGTAGTTGGATGTTATAAACATGTGCCCCTTAGATTATCAAACCTGTTTTGGATCCAACAGGTTCCAAGGAAACCGGGTTGTTTATAGCATGTAACTATGTCCCAGACCCGACCACAGTGGGGCTGGAAATGACCAAATTGTATTTTATGGCAAAAAGGAGAGGAGCAAGTGAAGACGACATGTTAGAGGCTAGAAATGgcaaaaaaatatctttcaaAACCCCCTCTCAAGAGGGTAAAAGTGGAATTACGGGTAATTGTAACAGAATGAAAATACAGGCTTACTTGAAAGGACTTGAAGGTTTTATGTTGAAATCAGTTTTCATGGAATAaacatataagaaaaaaattataaacaaaagacaaaaattttaaaaaaataaattcccCACTCTTACGGGGTGCAACGTGGAAGCTGCCCTCCACTTCTATACTTTTATGAGGAGCAAAAGAATATTTCAGCATAAAAAATGTCCCTCCCGTGTTAGGTACCGAACATGGGAACACAGAAGCTGGCCTCTACTTTTTATCTTCCCATGAGGGCCAAAAGAATATTTCTGTACCAAAAGATTAAAATGAGAATCTCTAAAGTGAGGTCATCATTTTGACACTATGATTTCAGAGAATTGAAAAACTTGAGGTCAGTATCTGAAATTGTGGAAAAAGCATGGTCTGCTGACTAAATTATAGATACTCGATCAGAGCACCTGCTCCGCCtcgggagcgagagagagagagagagtcgctTACCGCAGTCGCCCTGGTCCTTAACAGCGGTGACAACACCCTTCTCTCTCCAGTCCAACGACGAGGGGATGTCGGACATGGACCTGAGCTGCCACCTCCTCTTGCTCCGCTTGTCGCCGCCGCGGCTCCTCTTCGCCGGCCGCCTAATCTTCCTCAAGTAGATGGACTTGAACTCCTCATTGGTGAGGTCTGCGAAGCGGTTCAGCCCGACGGTGTGACCTCCGCCGCCTCTCCGGCCGGCCAGCTCCCTGTTTCTCCGGTCGATGTAGGCGAGGTTGTCCCTGAAGGCCCGGaatctcctctccctctcccccgcGTGCCTGTACACCCTCCGGTGGCTCGCACTCCACCTCTCGAAC belongs to Nymphaea colorata isolate Beijing-Zhang1983 chromosome 13, ASM883128v2, whole genome shotgun sequence and includes:
- the LOC116266566 gene encoding peptide-N4-(N-acetyl-beta-glucosaminyl)asparagine amidase A-like isoform X2, with the translated sequence MAALCIIFTTILFHLSSSRATAHPLKTRLFTNLIEPPTSPTVFFEVTRPIQTPKEPPCSSLVLQHDFGYTYGLPPVTVPYTPPTHCPSLDWSMVVLEWSAACKGTQYDRIFGVWLSGVEILRSCTAEPRASGIYWKVEKDITRFSSLLKQNQTLSVYLGNLITSVYTGVYHVNLTFHFYPKQDGTKQMGLASKLDSPADLILPISRTPPLNDGYWFLIENSTDVEQKQFSLPRNVYRAVLELYVSFHSDDEFWYANPPNEYVEANNLTDTPGNGAFREVVVRLDERVVGAVCPFTVIYTGGINPLLWRPITGIGSFDLPSYDIEITPFLGEILDKKNHTIKFSVTDALDVWYVDANLHLWLDGRKKKTKGKLVMYDAPPSQVNVLSKFKGLDGVFNTSGHRHISATGWVKSSHGKVTTHTVQRFGYRNWMKFGNDGNAQTVNQTIHSNYGVYFTLPSSNVYSIQLIRTFPLYLYTAAVDQTNTSYKDVTDVFLGFDEYSFRGERFGFSFSSLRNSQAARGYMVVKGSSVTSGLGSTGEVYRYESTEGCYFRNVSSSNYTILHDYSSYLCSKRSPLGAENVFDGVWLSKVKVGRYAGGRDL
- the LOC116267163 gene encoding cysteine protease XCP1-like isoform X1, with amino-acid sequence MGGRKMVEFLAFLALWASSSVAEASHVDGLPSIMGYDPEDLKSEERLASLFERWSASHRRVYRHAGERERRFRAFRDNLAYIDRRNRELAGRRGGGGHTVGLNRFADLTNEEFKSIYLRKIRRPAKRSRGGDKRSKRRWQLRSMSDIPSSLDWREKGVVTAVKDQGDCGSCWAFSSTGAIESINAITTGDLISLSEQELIDCDTTNYGCDGGYMDYAFEWVIQNGGIDTEADYSYTSYLGQDGVCNVTKEDTKVVTIDDYEDVAENETDLLYAAVSQPVSVGIDGSAIDFQLYTGGIYDGDCSDNPDDIDHAVLIVGYGSQDDEDYWIVKNSWGVSWGIDGYVYMKRNTGLPYGLCAINAMASYPTKVGSTSPSPYPSPSAPPPPPPPPPSPLQCSDGSYCDSDETCCCISEVASVCAVYGCCPYENGVCCVDSMYCCPEGYPICDVEEGLCFQATGDSYGAILKKHRPAKRRFPWTNYAAKKKEANKPLELVRRGRGRARAAV
- the LOC116266566 gene encoding peptide-N4-(N-acetyl-beta-glucosaminyl)asparagine amidase A-like isoform X1 produces the protein MAALCIIFTTILFHLSSSRATAHPLKTRLFTNLIEPPTSPTVFFEVTRPIQTPKEPPCSSLVLQHDFGYTYGLPPVTVPYTPPTHCPSLDWSMVVLEWSAACKGTQYDRIFGVWLSGVEILRSCTAEPRASGIYWKVEKDITRFSSLLKQNQTLSVYLGNLITSVYTGVYHVNLTFHFYPKQDGTKQMGLASKLDSPADLILPISRTPPLNDGYWFLIENSTDVEQKQFSLPRNVYRAVLELYVSFHSDDEFWYANPPNEYVEANNLTDTPGNGAFREVVVRLDERVVGAVCPFTVIYTGGINPLLWRPITGIGSFDLPSYDIEITPFLGEILDKKNHTIKFSVTDALDVWYVDANLHLWLDGRKKKTKGKLVMYDAPPSQVNVLSKFKGLDGVFNTSGHRHISATGWVKSSHGKVTTHTVQRFGYRNWMKFGNDGNAQTVNQTIHSNYGVYFTLPSSNVYSIQLIRTFPLYLYTAAVDQTNTSYKDVTDVFLGFDEYSFRGERFGFSFSSLRNSQAARGYMVVKGSSVTSGLGSTGEVYRYESTEGCYFRNVSSSNYTILHDYSSYLCSKRSPLGAENVFDAPLCNCWIKISFDFTQGFGLVR
- the LOC116266566 gene encoding peptide-N4-(N-acetyl-beta-glucosaminyl)asparagine amidase A-like isoform X3, translated to MAALCIIFTTILFHLSSSRATAHPLKTRLFTNLIEPPTSPTVFFEVTRPIQTPKEPPCSSLVLQHDFGYTYGLPPVTVPYTPPTHCPSLDWSMVVLEWSAACKGTQYDRIFGVWLSGVEILRSCTAEPRASGIYWKVEKDITRFSSLLKQNQTLSVYLGNLITSVYTGVYHVNLTFHFYPKQDGTKQMGLASKLDSPADLILPISRTPPLNDGYWFLIENSTDVEQKQFSLPRNVYRAVLELYVSFHSDDEFWYANPPNEYVEANNLTDTPGNGAFREVVVRLDERVVGAVCPFTVIYTGGINPLLWRPITGIGSFDLPSYDIEITPFLGEILDKKNHTIKFSVTDALDVWYVDANLHLWLDGRKKKTKGKLVMYDAPPSQVNVLSKFKGLDGVFNTSGHRHISATGWVKSSHGKVTTHTVQRFGYRNWMKFGNDGNAQTVNQTIHSNYGVYFTLPSSNVYSIQLIRTFPLYLYTAAVDQTNTSYKDVTDVFLGFDEYSFRGERFGFSFSSLRNSQAARGYMVVKGSSVTSGLGSTGEVYRYESTEGCYFRNVSSSNYTILHDYSSYLCSKRSPLGAENVFDGGRDL
- the LOC116267163 gene encoding zingipain-2-like isoform X2 produces the protein MGGRKMVEFLAFLALWASSSVAEASHVDGLPSIMGYDPEDLKSEERLASLFERWSASHRRVYRHAGERERRFRAFRDNLAYIDRRNRELAGRRGGGGHTVGLNRFADLTNEEFKSIYLRKIRRPAKRSRGGDKRSKRRWQLRSMSDIPSSLDWREKGVVTAVKDQGDCGSCWAFSSTGAIESINAITTGDLISLSEQELIDCDTTNYGCDGGYMDYAFEWVIQNGGIDTEADYSYTSYLGQDGVCNVTKEDTKVVTIDDYEDVAENETDLLYAAVSQPVSVGIDGSAIDFQLYTGGIYDGDCSDNPDDIDHAVLIVGYGSQDDEDYWIVKNSWGVSWGIDGYVYMKRNTGLPYGLCAINAMASYPTKATGDSYGAILKKHRPAKRRFPWTNYAAKKKEANKPLELVRRGRGRARAAV